In Nicotiana tabacum cultivar K326 chromosome 17, ASM71507v2, whole genome shotgun sequence, one DNA window encodes the following:
- the LOC107787959 gene encoding lysine histidine transporter 1-like isoform X1, producing MVASPDNNVADGRTEEQKAIDEWLPITSSRNAKWWYSAFHNVTAMVGAGVLGLPYAMSELGWGPGVTVMVVSWVITLYTLWQMVEMHEMVPGKRFDRYHELGQHVFGNKLGLWIVVPQQLVVEVGLDIVYMVTGGKSFQKIHDLVCKDNCKDIKLTYYIMIFASVHFVLSHLPNFNAISGVSLVAAIMSLSYCTIAWGASIDKGVQPDVEYEYRAENAGEGVFNFFSGLGEVAFAYAGHNVVLEIQATIPSTPEKPSKGPMWKGVLVAYIIVALCYFPVAIIGYWIFGNSVSDNILISLEKPTWLIVLANAFVVIHIIGSYQLYAIPVFDMLETYLIKKLRFKPTWYLRFITRNLYVAFTMFVGIIFPFFGGLLGFFGGFAFAPTTYFLPCIMWLSIYKPKRWGLSWTTNWICIIVGVMLTVLAPIGGLRTIIMQAKDYKFFS from the exons ATGGTAGCCTCACCAGACAACAATGTG GCTGATGGAAGAACTGAAGAACAAAAGGCGATAGACGAATGGCTTCCCATTACTTCCTCTAGGAATGCAAAATGGTGGTATTCTGCATTTCACAATGTTACTGCAATGGTTGGAGCTGGTGTCCTCGGTCTTCCTTATGCCATGTCAGAGCTCGGATG GGGACCTGGTGTAACTGTGATGGTGGTATCATGGGTTATAACTTTATACACGCTATGGCAAATGGTTGAGATGCACGAAATGGTTCCAGGGAAACGTTTCGATAGATATCATGAGTTGGGGCAGCATGTTTTTGGTAACAAGCTTGGCCTATGGATCGTGGTGCCTCAGCAATTGGTTGTTGAAGTTGGCCTTGACATTGTTTATATGGTGACCGGAGGAAAATCGTTCCAGAAAATCCATGATTTAGTCTGCAAAGACAATTGCAAAGACATCAAACTGACCTATTACATCATGATATTTGCTTCTGTCCATTTTGTGCTTTCTCATCTTCCCAACTTCAATGCCATATCTGGTGTGTCTTTGGTAGCAGCTATCATGTCCTTAAG TTACTGTACCATTGCTTGGGGGGCTTCAATTGACAAGGGTGTGCAACCAGATGTGGAATATGAATACAGGGCTGAAAACGCAGGGGAAGGTGTTTTCAACTTTTTCAGTGGATTGGGAGAAGTGGCATTTGCATATGCAGGTCATAATGTTGTGTTAGAAATTCAAGCTACAATCCCTTCAACACCTGAGAAACCTTCTAAAGGACCTATGTGGAAAGGAGTCCTTGTTGCTTATATTATTGTGGCTCTATGTTACTTCCCTGTTGCTATTATTGGCTATTGGATATTTGGGAATTCAGTATCAGACAACATTCTTATCTCTTTGGAGAAACCTACTTGGCTCATTGTCTTGGCTAATGCCTTTGTCGTTATCCACATTATTGGGAGCTATCAG ttgtatgcAATTCCGGTGTTTGACATGCTTGAGACTTACCTTATTAAGAAACTTAGGTTCAAGCCAACTTGGTACTTGCGATTTATTACCAGAAACCTTTATGTTG CTTTCACAATGTTTGTTGGAATCATCTTCCCTTTCTTTGGGGGGCTTCTTGGTTTCTTTGGAGGATTTGCTTTTGCCCCAACAACCTATTTT CTCCCTTGCATCATGTGGCTTTCGATCTACAAACCAAAGAGATGGGGTCTCTCTTGGACGACTAACTGG ATTTGCATAATAGTGGGAGTAATGTTGACTGTTTTAGCGCCAATTGGTGGCTTAAGAACCATCATTATGCAAGCCAAGGATTACAAATTTTTCTCTTAG
- the LOC107787959 gene encoding lysine histidine transporter 1-like isoform X2 has product MVASPDNNADGRTEEQKAIDEWLPITSSRNAKWWYSAFHNVTAMVGAGVLGLPYAMSELGWGPGVTVMVVSWVITLYTLWQMVEMHEMVPGKRFDRYHELGQHVFGNKLGLWIVVPQQLVVEVGLDIVYMVTGGKSFQKIHDLVCKDNCKDIKLTYYIMIFASVHFVLSHLPNFNAISGVSLVAAIMSLSYCTIAWGASIDKGVQPDVEYEYRAENAGEGVFNFFSGLGEVAFAYAGHNVVLEIQATIPSTPEKPSKGPMWKGVLVAYIIVALCYFPVAIIGYWIFGNSVSDNILISLEKPTWLIVLANAFVVIHIIGSYQLYAIPVFDMLETYLIKKLRFKPTWYLRFITRNLYVAFTMFVGIIFPFFGGLLGFFGGFAFAPTTYFLPCIMWLSIYKPKRWGLSWTTNWICIIVGVMLTVLAPIGGLRTIIMQAKDYKFFS; this is encoded by the exons ATGGTAGCCTCACCAGACAACAAT GCTGATGGAAGAACTGAAGAACAAAAGGCGATAGACGAATGGCTTCCCATTACTTCCTCTAGGAATGCAAAATGGTGGTATTCTGCATTTCACAATGTTACTGCAATGGTTGGAGCTGGTGTCCTCGGTCTTCCTTATGCCATGTCAGAGCTCGGATG GGGACCTGGTGTAACTGTGATGGTGGTATCATGGGTTATAACTTTATACACGCTATGGCAAATGGTTGAGATGCACGAAATGGTTCCAGGGAAACGTTTCGATAGATATCATGAGTTGGGGCAGCATGTTTTTGGTAACAAGCTTGGCCTATGGATCGTGGTGCCTCAGCAATTGGTTGTTGAAGTTGGCCTTGACATTGTTTATATGGTGACCGGAGGAAAATCGTTCCAGAAAATCCATGATTTAGTCTGCAAAGACAATTGCAAAGACATCAAACTGACCTATTACATCATGATATTTGCTTCTGTCCATTTTGTGCTTTCTCATCTTCCCAACTTCAATGCCATATCTGGTGTGTCTTTGGTAGCAGCTATCATGTCCTTAAG TTACTGTACCATTGCTTGGGGGGCTTCAATTGACAAGGGTGTGCAACCAGATGTGGAATATGAATACAGGGCTGAAAACGCAGGGGAAGGTGTTTTCAACTTTTTCAGTGGATTGGGAGAAGTGGCATTTGCATATGCAGGTCATAATGTTGTGTTAGAAATTCAAGCTACAATCCCTTCAACACCTGAGAAACCTTCTAAAGGACCTATGTGGAAAGGAGTCCTTGTTGCTTATATTATTGTGGCTCTATGTTACTTCCCTGTTGCTATTATTGGCTATTGGATATTTGGGAATTCAGTATCAGACAACATTCTTATCTCTTTGGAGAAACCTACTTGGCTCATTGTCTTGGCTAATGCCTTTGTCGTTATCCACATTATTGGGAGCTATCAG ttgtatgcAATTCCGGTGTTTGACATGCTTGAGACTTACCTTATTAAGAAACTTAGGTTCAAGCCAACTTGGTACTTGCGATTTATTACCAGAAACCTTTATGTTG CTTTCACAATGTTTGTTGGAATCATCTTCCCTTTCTTTGGGGGGCTTCTTGGTTTCTTTGGAGGATTTGCTTTTGCCCCAACAACCTATTTT CTCCCTTGCATCATGTGGCTTTCGATCTACAAACCAAAGAGATGGGGTCTCTCTTGGACGACTAACTGG ATTTGCATAATAGTGGGAGTAATGTTGACTGTTTTAGCGCCAATTGGTGGCTTAAGAACCATCATTATGCAAGCCAAGGATTACAAATTTTTCTCTTAG
- the LOC107787960 gene encoding transcription factor GTE8 translates to MAKKDKLRGGGSVAFATNYESEGSGSSCRFDAGIAVSGHSFAPQQRWINTNSSSHDGFAVPIQVISLSKLSPSERKNLVLQLRSDLDQIRILQKKVEFYRTSAVAVSSSSDIVSCSNAHKGPPLASKKKSAGTGPGKKSNLLGQKASALNRETSGRFKSASAPSTSKATLMKQCENLLKKLMSHQHGPVFNEPVDIVKLKIPDYFTVIKHPMDLGTIKKRLTSGAYLSPLEFLADVRLTFSNAMIYNPPGNIVHIMADTMSKFFELRWKTIEKKLPVNHAESVEEKSGLHEENETASKKRRLSPMQHVIMPEPPKCKMTDEEKHKLSSELEASLGDLPDNIIEFLKEQSSNGTAAGDDEIEIDIDVLPHDTLFTLRELLDKFLQEKQKGNAKAEPCEIELPNELGLSNSSMHVDGGNDHVDEEVDIGGNEPPVSSYPSVEIEKDTDLKRDECINTGGPNDSDSSSSSDDESEAQRTSDHAEQNHSSPAKVDGKEAGNSLADGDQSISGMDQLEQSSQQMPISVESEAYQDGESVPDRRVSPEKLYRAALLKNRFADTILKAREKTLVEVEKGDPEKLRREREELEMRRRKEKAKLQAEAKAAEEAQRRAEAEAAAEAKRRRELDREAARQALLQMEKTVEINENSKFLEDLEMLTAVPPEQLPSSVDETSPDHSQDGLGGFKFGGSNALEQLGLYMKMDDDEEECEPATVPSDPKDVEPEEGEID, encoded by the exons ATGGCAAAGAAAGATAAGTTGCGTGGAGGTGGTTCTGTTGCATTTGCCACTAATTACGAATCAGAAGGCTCTGGCAGTTCATGTAGATTCGATGCTGGAATTGCTGTTTCAGGACATTCTTTTGCTCCTCAGCAGAGATGGATAAATACAAATTCTTCTTCACATGATGGTTTTGCTGTGCCAATCCAAGTTATCTCGTTATCCAAGCTGTCACCATCTGAGAGGAAAAACTTGGTTCTGCAGTTGAGATCTGATCTTGACCAAATAAGAATTCTGCAGAAGAAAGTTGAGTTTTATAGGACAAGTGCAGTTGCAGTTTCATCTTCTAGCGATATTGTTAGCTGTAGCAATGCACACAAAGGGCCTCCTTTAGCAAGCAAGAAGAAATCTGCAGGAACTGGGCCCGGGAAAAAGTCAAACCTTCTTGGTCAGAAGGCGTCGGCCCTGAACAGGGAGACCTCTGGCAGGTTTAAATCTGCTTCAGCACCATCCACTTCAAAAGCAACATTGATGAAACAGTGTGAGAACTTGTTGAAAAAGTTGATGTCGCATCAGCATGGTCCCGTGTTTAATGAGCCTGTTGACATAGTTAAGTTAAAAATACCCGACTATTTCACTGTGATTAAACATCCAATGGATTTGGGGACAATAAAGAAGAGGCTTACTTCAGGTGCGTACTTGAGTCCACTGGAATTTCTTGCTGATGTGAGACTGACATTCTCCAATGCAATGATCTATAACCCCCCTGGTAATATTGTCCATATCATGGCTGATACAATGAGCAAGTTTTTTGAACTAAGATGGAAAACTATTGAGAAAAAGCTACCTGTTAACCATGCTGAATCAGTGGAAGAAAAATCCGGTTTGCATGAAGAAAATGAAACTGCTTCAAAGAAGAGGAGACTTTCTCCAATGCAGCATGTAATTATGCCAGAACCTCCTAAATGCAAGATGACTGATGAAGAGAAACATAAACTAAGCAGTGAACTAGAAGCTTCACTTGGTGATCTACCAGACAACATCATTGAGTTTTTGAAGGAACAAAGTTCAAATGGAACAGCAGCTGGAGATGATGAGATTGAGATTGACATTGATGTTCTTCCCCATGATACTTTGTTCACGTTACGGGAGCTTCTAGATAAGTTTTTGCAAGAGAAACAAAAAGGCAATGCAAAAGCTGAACCTTGTGAGATAGAG CTGCCAAATGAATTGGGGCTTAGTAATTCATCCATGCACGTAGACGGAG GTAATGACCATGTCGATGAGGAGGTTGATATTGGTGGAAATGAGCCTCCTGTCTCTAGTTATCCTTCAGTTGAGATTGAAAAAGATACAGATCTGAAAAGAGATGAATGTATAAATACAGGGGGTCCCAATG ATTCAGATTCTAGTAGCTCTTCTGATGATGAGTCTGAAGCTCAAAGAACATCTGATCATGCTGAGCAG AATCACAGTTCGCCAGCAAAGGTAGATGGGAAGGAAGCTGGCAATAGTTTAGCTGATGGAGATC AGTCTATCAGTGGCATGGACCAGCTGGAACAAAGTTCTCAGCAAATGCCAATATCTGTTGAGTCAGAAGCATATCAAGACG GGGAGAGTGTGCCAGACAGGAGGGTCTCCCCTGAAAAGCTCTATAGAGCTGCTCTCCTGAAGAACAGATTTGCAGATACAATTTTAAAAGCTCGAGAGAAGACACTTGTTGAG GTCGAGAAGGGCGATCCAGAGAAACTTCGTCGTGAAAGGGAGGAACTTGAGATGCGGAGGAGGAAAG AGAAAGCTAAGTTGCAAGCAGAAGCCAAAGCTGCTGAAGAAGCTCAAAGACGTGCAGAAGCAGAAGCTGCAGCTGAGGCTAAGAGGAGGAGAGAGCTCGATAGAGAAGCAGCAAGACAGGCATTGCTCCAG ATGGAAAAGACTGTAGAGATTAATGAGAATTCAAAGTTTCTTGAGGATTTGGAGATGCTGACTGCTGTCCCACCCGAGCAATTACCTAGCTCGGTAGATGAGACCAGTCCAGATCATTCCCAGGATGGGCTAGGTGGCTTCAAATTTGGAGGCAGTAATGCTCTGGAGCAACTTGGGTTGTACATGAAGATGGatgatgatgaggaagaatgtGAGCCCGCTACTGTCCCAAGTGATCCTAAGGATGTTGAGCCCGAGGAAGGTGAAATTGATTAA